Proteins from one uncultured Anaeromusa sp. genomic window:
- the typA gene encoding translational GTPase TypA, with protein MERTDIRNVAIIAHVDHGKTTLVDAMLRQSGVFRTNEQVAERVMDSNDLERERGITILSKNTAVLHSGVKINIVDTPGHADFGGEVERVLNMVDGVLLLVDAFEGPMPQTKYVLRKALEQKLKPIVVINKIDRPDQRVDDVEDEVLELFMELDADDDQLDFPVVYATARDGIAKLNMADESSNLEPLFKLLIENIPAPKGEIDGPLQVMVTTLDYDEYVGRIAIGRVVRGRIKNGQNVTVLDGENQRKGRIGRLYGYEGLKRREVEEAAMGDIIAVTGLDDVNIGDTIADTENPEALPTIAIDEPTLSMLFSVNTSPFAGREGDFVTSRHLRDRLFREVETNVSLRVDETDSADSFKVSGRGELHLSILIETMRREGFEFHVGKPEVIYKTIQGQRCEPMELLTVDVPQDFMGAVMEKLGTRKAELINMGEISGYLRMEFVIPARGLIGFRNELLTSTKGNGIMNHVFHGYAPYKGDIQGRTRGALVAFEPGETTGYGIYSVQDRGVMFIVPGQEVYTGQIVGENAREQDMDVNPCKKKHVTNMRSSSADEAIRLTSPRIHSLEQALEYINDDELVEVTPKSIRLRKSILDRSARARSKKG; from the coding sequence ATGGAAAGAACAGATATTCGCAACGTGGCTATTATTGCTCACGTTGACCACGGTAAAACTACATTGGTGGATGCTATGCTGCGGCAGAGCGGTGTTTTTCGCACTAACGAGCAGGTAGCGGAGCGGGTCATGGACTCCAATGATCTGGAGCGGGAACGCGGCATTACCATTTTGTCTAAAAATACAGCGGTGCTGCATAGCGGCGTAAAAATCAACATTGTAGACACTCCTGGCCATGCCGATTTCGGCGGCGAAGTAGAACGCGTACTGAACATGGTGGACGGCGTGTTGCTTTTGGTAGACGCTTTTGAAGGCCCTATGCCGCAGACCAAATATGTTTTGCGCAAGGCCTTGGAACAGAAGCTGAAGCCCATTGTGGTCATTAACAAAATTGACCGTCCTGACCAGCGCGTTGATGACGTAGAAGATGAAGTTTTGGAATTGTTCATGGAACTAGATGCCGACGATGATCAGCTTGATTTCCCGGTTGTCTATGCTACGGCTCGGGATGGCATCGCCAAATTGAACATGGCGGACGAGAGTTCCAATTTGGAGCCCTTGTTCAAGCTGCTTATTGAAAACATTCCGGCGCCTAAAGGCGAGATTGACGGCCCCTTGCAGGTCATGGTAACGACTCTGGATTATGATGAATATGTAGGACGTATTGCGATCGGGCGCGTTGTACGCGGACGTATCAAGAACGGCCAGAACGTAACGGTCTTGGATGGCGAAAACCAGCGCAAAGGGCGCATTGGCCGTCTATACGGCTATGAAGGCCTCAAACGCCGGGAAGTGGAAGAGGCGGCTATGGGCGATATTATTGCCGTTACCGGTTTGGATGACGTCAATATTGGCGATACCATCGCCGATACGGAAAATCCGGAAGCATTGCCGACCATTGCCATTGACGAGCCCACTCTTTCCATGCTCTTCAGCGTTAATACCAGTCCTTTTGCCGGACGCGAAGGCGATTTTGTTACCTCGCGTCATTTGCGTGACCGTCTTTTCCGGGAAGTGGAGACCAACGTCAGCTTGCGTGTAGATGAGACTGATAGTGCAGATAGCTTCAAGGTATCGGGACGCGGCGAATTGCATTTGTCTATTCTCATTGAGACTATGCGTCGGGAAGGTTTTGAGTTTCACGTAGGCAAGCCAGAAGTTATTTATAAGACCATCCAGGGACAGCGTTGCGAGCCAATGGAGCTTTTAACAGTAGATGTGCCGCAGGACTTTATGGGCGCGGTTATGGAAAAACTGGGCACGCGTAAAGCCGAACTCATCAATATGGGCGAGATTTCCGGTTATCTGCGCATGGAATTTGTTATTCCCGCTCGCGGCTTGATTGGCTTCCGTAATGAACTGCTGACAAGCACGAAGGGCAACGGTATCATGAACCATGTATTCCATGGCTACGCCCCCTACAAAGGAGATATCCAGGGCCGTACGCGCGGCGCTCTGGTGGCGTTTGAACCTGGCGAAACCACCGGTTACGGCATTTACAGCGTGCAGGATCGCGGCGTCATGTTCATCGTTCCTGGACAAGAAGTCTATACGGGTCAGATTGTCGGCGAGAATGCCCGGGAGCAGGATATGGATGTGAATCCCTGCAAGAAAAAGCATGTAACCAATATGCGTTCCAGCTCGGCTGATGAAGCTATTCGTCTGACTTCGCCCCGCATTCACAGTCTGGAGCAGGCGCTGGAGTATATTAACGATGACGAGTTAGTAGAAGTTACGCCTAAAAGCATTCGTTTGCGTAAGTCTATCTTGGATCGCTCGGCGCGGG
- a CDS encoding MBL fold metallo-hydrolase, with protein sequence MRLTFLGAARMVTGSSYLLEIGNSRVLVDCGMFQGGKAIAALNRRPFAVEPGSIDCVLLTHAHIDHSGLLPKLCKEGFKGPIYSTKVTNELCRIMLPDSAHIQESDAELTTRKGKRSGMAEIQPLYTVDDAFQCLQQFRSVPYAEDLLPVPGLRVRFQEAGHILGSSVLEIWGEENGKTEKLLFTGDLGQPEQPIIRDPAIIETADYIISESTYGNRNHEQYDKESRLAEIVNETVERGGNIIIPAFAVGRTQTLLYHFYKLWKAGRIPEIPVVIDSPLAISATNIFFNNIQDFDEETKSLMRGGKLLELPQLRFVHTADESKALNEDLQPKIIISASGMADAGRILHHLKHNLWRPESSVLFVGYQAQGSVGRRLVDGAKRVRMMGEEITVKAQIHNLEGFSAHADQEQMMTWLSAFKEKPACIFLVHGEIEMSEPFSERIQSQLGWPVYIPRFADAALLKGREWEIVESDVVVLDPAMRQLDEYLDQMEGDYRAMRRRIAKVVATQPSKANEMLRRLSKISAYFKKMFNDV encoded by the coding sequence ATGCGTTTGACGTTTCTGGGAGCCGCCAGAATGGTAACCGGCTCCAGCTATCTTTTGGAAATTGGCAATAGCCGTGTTTTGGTGGATTGCGGCATGTTCCAGGGGGGCAAGGCGATTGCGGCATTGAACCGCAGGCCTTTTGCCGTAGAACCAGGCAGCATTGATTGCGTGCTGCTGACTCATGCGCACATTGATCACAGCGGCTTATTGCCGAAATTGTGCAAAGAAGGCTTTAAAGGTCCTATTTACAGCACGAAAGTGACGAACGAGTTATGTCGGATCATGCTTCCTGACAGCGCTCATATTCAGGAATCAGATGCGGAGCTGACGACGAGAAAAGGAAAACGTTCGGGTATGGCGGAAATCCAGCCGCTTTATACAGTGGACGATGCTTTTCAATGTCTGCAGCAATTTCGCTCTGTGCCTTACGCTGAGGATTTGCTTCCGGTTCCTGGTCTGCGGGTGCGTTTTCAAGAAGCCGGACATATCTTGGGGTCGTCGGTGCTGGAGATTTGGGGCGAAGAGAATGGGAAGACGGAAAAGCTTCTCTTTACGGGTGACCTAGGACAGCCGGAGCAGCCGATTATTCGCGATCCGGCGATTATTGAGACTGCGGATTACATCATTAGCGAGTCTACCTATGGCAACCGCAATCACGAACAGTACGACAAGGAAAGCCGTCTGGCAGAGATAGTCAATGAAACGGTAGAACGCGGCGGCAATATCATTATCCCGGCCTTTGCCGTCGGCCGCACCCAGACGCTGCTGTATCACTTCTACAAACTTTGGAAGGCGGGGCGTATTCCAGAGATTCCTGTGGTCATCGATAGTCCATTGGCCATTTCAGCAACGAATATTTTCTTTAACAATATCCAGGATTTTGATGAAGAGACAAAATCTCTTATGCGCGGCGGCAAGCTGCTAGAACTGCCGCAGCTGCGTTTTGTGCATACTGCGGACGAGTCCAAGGCTTTAAACGAGGATTTGCAGCCGAAAATCATTATTTCCGCCAGCGGCATGGCTGACGCCGGACGTATTTTGCACCATCTCAAGCACAATTTGTGGCGGCCGGAGTCCAGCGTGCTTTTTGTGGGCTATCAGGCCCAGGGCAGCGTGGGGCGTCGGTTAGTAGATGGCGCTAAACGGGTGCGCATGATGGGCGAAGAAATTACCGTCAAGGCGCAAATTCATAATTTAGAAGGCTTTTCAGCCCATGCGGACCAAGAACAGATGATGACTTGGTTGAGCGCTTTTAAAGAGAAGCCTGCCTGTATCTTCCTGGTTCACGGAGAAATTGAAATGTCCGAGCCCTTCAGCGAGCGGATTCAGTCTCAGCTGGGGTGGCCTGTATATATTCCCCGTTTTGCCGATGCGGCTCTTTTAAAGGGACGCGAATGGGAAATCGTCGAGTCCGACGTGGTGGTGCTGGATCCGGCCATGCGCCAACTGGACGAGTATTTAGATCAAATGGAGGGGGACTACCGGGCGATGCGTCGCCGCATTGCCAAAGTGGTGGCGACCCAACCAAGCAAAGCCAACGAAATGCTGCGGCGGCTTAGCAAAATTTCTGCTTACTTCAAAAAAATGTTTAATGACGTCTGA
- the murB gene encoding UDP-N-acetylmuramate dehydrogenase yields MIEQMQSVFQKLQRVIHVGRLLAEEPLSQHTTFAIGGPADIFIQPGSMGELAAAMQVLHAHQDVPVTILGNGSNVLVLDRGIRGAVIKLGDFLSSLRREDNRIFAGAGSLLSEVSGFAAAQGLGGMEFAVGIPGSIGGAVFMNAGAYQGEMSCVVDAVTAVSPTGIVRRFSREELEFSYRHSIFQDNGHIVCEVELLLEVGESSEIEARMQELTQRRESKQPLELPSAGSTFKRPPGHFAGTLIEQSGLKGLRVGGAEVSQKHAGFIVNAGGATAQDVLALISEVQRQVQQQFGVSLQPEVRILGES; encoded by the coding sequence ATGATAGAGCAGATGCAAAGCGTATTTCAGAAACTGCAGCGTGTGATTCATGTGGGGCGTTTATTGGCGGAAGAACCGTTGTCGCAGCATACAACCTTTGCTATCGGCGGCCCGGCGGATATTTTCATACAGCCTGGCAGCATGGGAGAACTGGCGGCGGCGATGCAGGTGCTGCATGCGCATCAGGACGTGCCTGTTACCATTTTGGGCAATGGCTCTAATGTGCTGGTATTGGACCGGGGCATACGCGGCGCGGTGATTAAATTAGGCGATTTTTTAAGCTCCTTGCGCCGGGAAGACAATCGTATCTTTGCCGGGGCAGGCTCGCTTTTGAGTGAAGTATCGGGATTTGCGGCCGCCCAGGGCTTGGGTGGCATGGAATTTGCCGTAGGTATTCCGGGCAGCATTGGCGGCGCCGTCTTTATGAATGCCGGAGCGTACCAAGGAGAGATGAGTTGTGTGGTTGACGCGGTTACCGCCGTTTCTCCTACAGGGATAGTGCGCCGGTTTTCTCGTGAAGAATTAGAGTTTTCTTATCGGCACAGTATTTTTCAAGACAATGGACATATTGTGTGCGAAGTGGAACTGCTGTTGGAAGTAGGCGAGAGCAGCGAGATTGAAGCTCGTATGCAGGAACTGACTCAGCGGCGGGAGAGCAAGCAGCCTTTGGAACTGCCGAGCGCCGGCAGTACTTTTAAGCGTCCGCCGGGACATTTTGCCGGCACGTTGATTGAACAAAGCGGTCTGAAAGGATTGCGTGTGGGCGGAGCCGAAGTGTCGCAAAAACATGCCGGTTTTATTGTCAATGCCGGCGGCGCTACGGCGCAGGATGTCTTAGCGTTGATCTCCGAGGTGCAGCGGCAGGTGCAGCAGCAGTTTGGCGTATCGTTGCAGCCGGAAGTGCGCATTCTTGGGGAATCTTGA
- a CDS encoding TIM barrel protein has protein sequence MTARRQPWFGSAGNPDAFYEAGGKASAAMPAWLAAQGLNAYEYQCSRGASVKEETARKIGEAAKEHQVALSVHAPYYISLAAEDETVVHNTREHFRKSLRVAHWLGADRVVFHIGGAGKKERAVALERAQKAFLQVLKQCGEEGLLEGVWLCPETMGKKNQLGTLAEVLDFCLLAPQWLRPAVDFGHLHAVAGGAFYTRQEYEAVFAAVEKALGAEAARQLHIHFSKIEFTGAGEKRHWTFADSFGPPHEPLLECCVRGGYTPRIICESAGTQALDALQMRDEYQRLANCF, from the coding sequence ATGACGGCAAGAAGACAGCCTTGGTTTGGTTCAGCCGGTAATCCCGACGCTTTTTATGAAGCAGGAGGCAAAGCAAGTGCGGCCATGCCTGCGTGGCTGGCGGCGCAGGGTCTAAATGCCTATGAGTATCAGTGCAGCCGGGGCGCTTCGGTCAAAGAAGAAACAGCGCGCAAAATCGGTGAAGCCGCTAAAGAACATCAGGTAGCGCTGAGTGTTCATGCGCCTTACTATATTAGCCTGGCGGCGGAAGATGAGACTGTAGTGCATAATACACGGGAACATTTTCGCAAGTCATTGCGCGTAGCCCATTGGTTAGGAGCGGACCGGGTGGTCTTTCACATCGGCGGCGCTGGCAAGAAAGAGCGCGCTGTCGCGTTGGAGAGAGCGCAAAAAGCGTTCCTGCAGGTGTTGAAGCAATGCGGCGAAGAAGGCTTGCTGGAGGGTGTCTGGCTGTGTCCGGAAACGATGGGCAAGAAAAATCAGCTAGGTACGCTGGCGGAAGTTCTTGATTTTTGCCTCTTAGCGCCGCAGTGGCTGCGGCCAGCTGTAGATTTTGGCCATTTGCATGCGGTAGCGGGAGGCGCTTTCTATACCAGGCAGGAATATGAAGCGGTTTTTGCGGCTGTGGAAAAAGCCTTGGGAGCGGAGGCTGCCCGACAATTGCATATTCATTTCAGCAAGATTGAGTTTACCGGCGCTGGAGAAAAACGGCATTGGACATTTGCAGATTCCTTTGGGCCCCCTCACGAACCTTTGTTAGAATGTTGTGTGCGAGGCGGCTACACGCCGCGGATTATCTGTGAATCTGCGGGTACGCAGGCGTTGGATGCGTTGCAGATGCGAGACGAATATCAGCGCTTAGCAAATTGTTTTTAG
- the trmL gene encoding tRNA (uridine(34)/cytosine(34)/5-carboxymethylaminomethyluridine(34)-2'-O)-methyltransferase TrmL yields MHIVLYQPEIPGNTGNIARLCAATGCTLHLVHPLGFSVDDRHLKRAGLDYWHLLSIHHHEDFASVERMLQPRRFFFNTTKAHKAHSSIQYEAEDVLVFGRETAGLPTEVVAGKEEQCLRIPMIPDARSLNLSNAVAVVVYEALRQIGYPEMK; encoded by the coding sequence GTGCATATTGTTTTGTACCAACCGGAAATCCCTGGGAATACAGGGAATATAGCGCGCCTTTGCGCAGCTACGGGCTGTACGCTTCATCTGGTGCATCCCCTCGGTTTTTCCGTGGATGATCGTCATTTAAAACGGGCCGGCCTGGACTACTGGCACTTGCTTTCTATTCATCACCACGAAGATTTTGCATCGGTAGAGCGAATGCTGCAGCCGAGGCGATTCTTCTTTAATACGACTAAGGCGCATAAGGCGCACAGCTCGATTCAATATGAGGCGGAGGATGTGTTGGTATTCGGCAGGGAAACTGCTGGTTTGCCGACGGAAGTGGTGGCAGGCAAGGAAGAGCAGTGCCTGCGCATTCCTATGATTCCGGACGCTCGCTCCTTGAATCTGTCCAATGCAGTAGCGGTAGTCGTGTATGAAGCATTGCGCCAAATTGGCTACCCGGAGATGAAGTAA
- a CDS encoding TM1266 family iron-only hydrogenase system putative regulator translates to MEKRIGVIGIVVESPETIAGKVNQLISQYRHLIVGRMGIPHHGTDSGVIALIVEGSTDDVGAFTGRLGNLPGVIVKSALTAKKEAPVHD, encoded by the coding sequence GTGGAAAAACGTATTGGCGTCATCGGCATTGTCGTAGAATCTCCCGAAACCATCGCCGGCAAGGTCAACCAATTAATCAGCCAGTACCGTCATCTCATTGTTGGCCGCATGGGCATCCCTCATCACGGCACAGATTCAGGCGTCATCGCCTTGATTGTGGAAGGCTCTACCGACGACGTGGGCGCCTTCACCGGTCGTTTGGGAAATCTGCCCGGCGTAATTGTCAAATCAGCACTTACAGCGAAAAAGGAGGCACCTGTTCATGATTAG
- the hydG gene encoding [FeFe] hydrogenase H-cluster radical SAM maturase HydG, which produces MISNVERTSDAFIDQARIEELLAAGKKAARDTAQVRAIITKAAKHQGLTAAEVAVLLQVEDSNLQEELFQTAEQIKKDIYGQRIVIFAPLYLSSHCVNNCTYCGYRCSNEKQLRRRLTAEEVRREAEILEDMGHKRLAVEAGEDPVNCPISYVTDMLKEIYASKSGNGSIRRANVNIAATTIDEYKQLKEAGIGTYILFQETYHRPTYAALHPGGPKQDYNWHTTAMDRAMTAGIDDVGLGVLYGLYDYKYETVAIFLHAEHLERTFGVGPHTISVPRMRPASGINLETFPYLVDDEAFAKIIAIIRLAVPYTGMILSTREEPGTRDRLIRYGISQISAGSCTGVGGYAQLQAHPGEHLDPESSGMQFEPSDGRSPNEIIRMLCAQGYVPSYCTACYRQGRTGDRFMALAKTGEIQNVCLPNALLTLQEYLLDYADEETRSVGEKVIAEQLASIPQNDVRDATRRELAKIQSGTRDLYF; this is translated from the coding sequence ATGATTAGCAATGTAGAACGTACCAGCGACGCCTTTATCGATCAGGCCCGTATAGAAGAGCTGCTGGCCGCAGGAAAAAAAGCAGCCCGCGATACCGCTCAAGTCCGCGCGATCATCACCAAAGCCGCCAAACACCAAGGATTGACTGCAGCAGAAGTGGCAGTCTTGCTCCAAGTTGAAGACTCGAACCTGCAAGAAGAACTATTTCAAACGGCTGAGCAAATAAAAAAAGACATTTACGGTCAGCGTATCGTCATTTTTGCACCGCTGTATCTGTCCAGCCACTGCGTCAACAATTGCACTTACTGCGGCTACCGTTGCAGTAACGAAAAACAATTGCGCCGCCGCCTCACCGCCGAAGAAGTCCGCCGCGAAGCGGAAATCCTCGAAGACATGGGCCATAAACGTCTGGCCGTCGAGGCTGGCGAAGATCCGGTCAACTGTCCTATCAGCTATGTTACCGACATGCTCAAGGAAATTTACGCCAGCAAAAGCGGTAACGGCAGCATACGCCGGGCCAATGTCAACATTGCCGCCACGACTATTGACGAATACAAGCAACTAAAAGAAGCCGGCATTGGCACTTATATTCTTTTCCAGGAAACCTATCACAGACCTACTTATGCGGCCCTTCATCCAGGTGGACCGAAACAAGACTACAACTGGCACACCACTGCTATGGACCGCGCTATGACAGCCGGTATCGACGACGTAGGGTTAGGCGTACTCTACGGCCTCTACGACTATAAATACGAAACCGTGGCCATCTTCCTGCATGCCGAACATTTGGAGCGCACTTTCGGCGTCGGCCCGCATACTATTTCCGTACCGCGCATGCGCCCGGCCAGCGGCATCAATCTGGAAACCTTCCCTTATCTAGTCGACGACGAAGCGTTCGCTAAAATCATCGCCATCATCCGTTTAGCAGTTCCTTATACAGGTATGATCCTGTCAACCCGTGAAGAGCCAGGTACAAGAGACCGCCTTATCCGCTACGGCATCTCTCAAATCAGCGCCGGTTCCTGTACCGGTGTCGGCGGTTACGCGCAACTGCAGGCACACCCTGGCGAGCACCTGGATCCTGAAAGCAGCGGCATGCAATTCGAGCCTAGCGACGGCCGTTCGCCCAACGAGATCATCCGCATGCTCTGCGCCCAAGGTTATGTACCTTCCTATTGCACTGCCTGCTATCGCCAAGGACGCACTGGCGACCGCTTCATGGCGCTGGCAAAAACCGGAGAAATTCAAAATGTCTGTCTCCCCAACGCTCTGTTGACGCTCCAGGAATATCTTCTTGATTATGCGGATGAAGAAACTCGCAGTGTGGGAGAAAAAGTAATCGCCGAACAGCTGGCATCAATTCCCCAGAACGACGTCCGCGACGCAACCCGCCGCGAGCTGGCAAAAATCCAAAGCGGCACGCGGGATTTGTACTTCTAG
- a CDS encoding prepilin-type N-terminal cleavage/methylation domain-containing protein, whose protein sequence is MRRYCQWGKCWRQEGGFTLIELMVVIAIIVTLAGIGLLKYEDSQAMARGAKLVADMRNMDTALVMVKAEGTAAPTLALIQERLTPDPVLSLQKMQATKIRVGGAAYTSEQTGALAYGINAAKGQVTVKIDSRDLTVDQLLGLTASQ, encoded by the coding sequence ATGAGACGGTACTGCCAATGGGGAAAATGCTGGCGTCAAGAAGGCGGGTTTACTTTAATTGAATTGATGGTGGTTATCGCCATTATCGTGACCTTAGCGGGGATTGGGCTTTTAAAGTATGAAGATTCGCAAGCTATGGCGCGCGGCGCTAAATTGGTGGCCGATATGCGGAATATGGATACGGCGTTGGTGATGGTTAAAGCGGAAGGAACAGCTGCGCCAACTTTGGCTTTGATTCAGGAGCGGCTGACGCCGGACCCGGTGCTCTCGCTGCAAAAGATGCAGGCGACGAAAATCCGCGTAGGCGGTGCGGCGTATACAAGCGAACAAACCGGGGCGTTGGCGTACGGCATCAATGCGGCTAAAGGGCAAGTGACCGTTAAAATAGACAGCCGAGATTTGACAGTGGACCAGCTGCTAGGTTTGACGGCGTCGCAGTAG
- a CDS encoding type II secretion system F family protein, whose amino-acid sequence MREMSEYAYRARGRDGRERCGVLQATSEAEVAAYIRARQCYVTSVVRCAPRKEKHWERRPAAKELAVFCRQFSFLIDAGVSFSSSLQVLRHQAGSRRWKTVLEEVERQIQAGTSLTGALSRQSAFFPPLLLGMVEAAEASGAMEAILGRLAIYFEKEHSLKQKMFSSLLYPALVLLMALALTFYMLLYVLPVFADLFGQMNLELPWLTRWLLQGSSWLRQEGIKLAGFVAAGLLGLRFWQGKNSWLRWRDRIVLTLPVWGEFWRKAVIAQYCRTLGTLLGSGLALLPALDLAQRTTSNRWFLERLQAVRRRVSEGETLTASFGASELFPPLVVQLVAVAEETGKLEAMLAKVADFYEADVEEAAVRLGVLLEPFVIVFLGLLVGTLVLAVMLPVFESVGAIGSFK is encoded by the coding sequence ATGCGGGAAATGAGTGAATACGCCTATCGCGCTCGCGGACGCGACGGGCGGGAACGATGCGGAGTTTTACAGGCGACTAGCGAAGCGGAGGTGGCCGCCTATATTCGGGCACGCCAGTGTTATGTGACATCGGTAGTTCGATGTGCGCCGCGCAAAGAAAAACACTGGGAACGACGTCCGGCTGCCAAGGAACTGGCTGTTTTTTGCCGCCAGTTTTCTTTTCTAATAGATGCAGGGGTGTCCTTTTCGTCTTCCTTGCAAGTGCTGCGCCATCAGGCCGGAAGTCGTCGCTGGAAAACGGTTTTAGAAGAAGTGGAGCGACAAATCCAGGCGGGAACTTCTCTGACAGGAGCGTTAAGCAGGCAGTCTGCTTTTTTCCCGCCCTTGCTTTTAGGCATGGTGGAGGCGGCGGAAGCTTCCGGGGCCATGGAGGCGATTTTGGGTCGCTTGGCGATCTATTTCGAGAAAGAGCATTCTTTGAAGCAAAAAATGTTCTCGTCGTTGTTATATCCCGCCTTGGTATTGCTGATGGCGTTAGCCTTGACTTTTTACATGCTTTTGTATGTACTGCCGGTTTTTGCGGATCTGTTTGGCCAAATGAACCTGGAGCTTCCTTGGTTGACGCGGTGGTTGCTGCAAGGAAGTTCCTGGCTGCGGCAGGAAGGGATCAAGCTGGCGGGATTCGTAGCGGCAGGGTTGCTTGGCTTGCGCTTTTGGCAAGGTAAGAACTCTTGGCTGCGCTGGCGGGATAGAATAGTCTTGACGCTTCCGGTTTGGGGCGAATTTTGGCGTAAAGCCGTGATTGCCCAGTATTGTCGTACATTAGGGACTCTGTTAGGCAGCGGCCTTGCCTTGCTGCCGGCGCTGGATTTAGCGCAACGGACGACAAGCAATCGGTGGTTTTTAGAACGTCTGCAGGCGGTGCGACGCCGCGTGAGCGAAGGAGAAACCCTAACGGCTTCTTTTGGCGCCAGCGAGTTGTTTCCGCCTCTTGTGGTGCAGTTGGTAGCGGTAGCCGAGGAAACGGGCAAGCTAGAGGCCATGCTGGCAAAGGTTGCCGATTTTTATGAGGCTGATGTAGAGGAAGCGGCTGTACGGCTGGGGGTATTGCTGGAACCTTTCGTGATTGTTTTTCTAGGACTGTTGGTCGGGACCTTGGTTTTGGCGGTTATGCTGCCTGTGTTTGAATCCGTAGGAGCTATTGGGTCCTTCAAGTAA
- a CDS encoding PilT/PilU family type 4a pilus ATPase, which translates to MVEFWNRLLQEARTVQASDLHLTIGAPPLVRLQGLLSPLAKQAALTAEMTASLLRSFINEEQWQQFCQLGELDLIYEVEKKRYRIHAFQQHEGTAVAVRLIPEMLPTLAQLGHPEVLRQLACKRRGLVIICGPTGCGKSTTLAAMVHQINCERCCHVITLEEPIEYLHTHRRSIVNQREIPQDTPSFSQGLRAALREDPDVILVGEMRDAETMQTVLTAAETGHLVLATLHTNEAAQALDRIIDGFPPYQQQQVRQQLSMVLEAVVAQQLLPLSEGAGRVAALEILLATPAVRALIREGKTHQLLSIMQTNGKMGMQTMDMAVAILWRRGLISRETACTGAKDLDLL; encoded by the coding sequence ATGGTTGAGTTTTGGAACCGATTGTTACAAGAAGCACGGACCGTACAAGCTTCCGACTTGCATCTTACAATCGGTGCGCCTCCTCTTGTGCGTTTACAGGGTCTCCTAAGTCCTTTGGCAAAGCAGGCTGCTTTGACGGCCGAGATGACGGCAAGCTTGCTGCGGTCTTTTATTAATGAAGAACAGTGGCAACAGTTTTGCCAGCTCGGAGAGCTGGACTTAATCTATGAGGTGGAAAAGAAACGGTATCGGATTCATGCGTTCCAACAGCATGAAGGGACGGCGGTAGCGGTGCGGCTGATACCGGAGATGTTGCCAACGCTGGCGCAACTGGGGCATCCGGAAGTGCTGCGTCAATTGGCCTGCAAGCGCCGCGGCCTGGTTATCATCTGCGGTCCCACAGGCTGCGGCAAATCGACCACGTTGGCGGCCATGGTGCATCAAATTAACTGCGAGCGGTGCTGTCATGTGATTACCTTGGAAGAGCCAATTGAGTATTTACATACGCATCGGCGCAGCATTGTCAATCAAAGAGAGATTCCGCAAGATACGCCGTCTTTTTCCCAGGGACTGCGGGCTGCTTTACGCGAAGACCCGGATGTAATTTTGGTAGGGGAGATGCGGGATGCCGAAACGATGCAAACGGTTTTGACCGCAGCGGAAACAGGCCATTTAGTGTTGGCAACACTCCACACCAACGAAGCAGCTCAGGCCTTGGATCGGATTATTGACGGGTTTCCGCCTTATCAGCAACAGCAGGTACGGCAACAGCTGTCCATGGTGCTGGAAGCGGTGGTGGCGCAGCAACTGCTTCCTCTGAGCGAGGGGGCGGGGAGGGTGGCTGCCTTGGAAATTTTGTTGGCCACACCGGCGGTGCGCGCCTTAATTCGCGAGGGCAAGACGCATCAATTACTCTCGATCATGCAGACAAACGGGAAAATGGGCATGCAGACCATGGATATGGCGGTAGCGATCTTGTGGCGGAGGGGCTTGATTTCGCGCGAGACGGCCTGTACTGGAGCAAAGGACTTGGACTTGCTTTAA